One part of the Microvirga sp. TS319 genome encodes these proteins:
- a CDS encoding DUF445 domain-containing protein — MQPDKPHPPTALPRFGDEPDNSSYEDGARQRLRRNRRLATGLLIAMGATYTATHLVREPGFGTLLVRAGSEAGIVGGLADWFAVTALFRYPLGLRIPHTAIIPNNKDRIGRTLGRFVERHFLTEEALLAKLRKAHAGQRIAKWLAAPETAPVIAGTVIAAVPHLIRTLESQDIHDFANRTLGEQLRQTDLAPIIGRAIEMTTASGEADVLFERAIGITVQWLDDNRSQIDELVRERSRWWIPKTIDRRIAAAIVSGIMDLLHGLAKPDSDVRLKFRGALATLIDELLNSPEQREQLNASKNRILSHPDVQAWIASVWGELSHTMLDDLAEPSSKMRTALEQGLHLVGQTLAADQAMQSHIDGALQRLAKYIITWRGEIGGFIAEVVRSWDTRTVTDRLELVVGSDLQYIRMNGTIVGACAGCLIFLVTSFFT, encoded by the coding sequence ATGCAGCCGGATAAGCCTCATCCACCGACAGCGCTGCCACGCTTCGGCGACGAGCCGGACAACAGCTCTTATGAGGACGGAGCTCGGCAGCGATTGAGGCGCAACCGTCGCTTGGCGACAGGCCTTCTCATAGCCATGGGAGCAACTTATACGGCTACCCATCTGGTCCGGGAGCCCGGCTTCGGAACGCTCCTGGTTCGGGCAGGATCCGAGGCCGGTATTGTCGGCGGGCTTGCCGACTGGTTCGCCGTGACTGCGCTGTTCCGCTATCCATTGGGCCTGCGCATCCCGCATACAGCGATCATCCCCAACAACAAGGACCGGATCGGGCGAACCCTGGGTCGCTTCGTCGAACGGCACTTCCTGACGGAGGAGGCCCTGCTCGCGAAGCTGAGGAAAGCACATGCCGGGCAGCGGATCGCCAAGTGGCTGGCCGCTCCCGAAACAGCTCCCGTGATCGCGGGTACGGTTATTGCTGCCGTGCCCCATCTGATCCGCACACTCGAGAGCCAGGATATCCACGATTTTGCCAACCGTACGCTCGGCGAACAGCTTCGCCAGACGGATCTCGCTCCTATCATCGGGCGCGCCATCGAGATGACGACCGCGAGCGGGGAGGCGGATGTCCTGTTCGAGCGAGCGATTGGTATTACGGTGCAATGGCTCGACGACAACAGGAGCCAAATCGATGAGCTGGTGCGGGAGCGCAGCCGGTGGTGGATTCCAAAGACGATAGACCGCCGTATCGCAGCAGCCATCGTCTCTGGCATCATGGATCTATTGCACGGCTTAGCTAAGCCGGACAGCGACGTGCGGCTGAAATTCAGGGGAGCCCTTGCGACCCTGATCGACGAACTTCTCAACTCTCCCGAGCAGCGGGAGCAGCTCAATGCCTCGAAGAACCGGATCCTGAGCCATCCTGATGTCCAGGCCTGGATCGCCTCGGTCTGGGGCGAACTGTCGCATACCATGCTCGATGATCTGGCTGAGCCTTCGTCCAAGATGCGCACTGCGCTCGAGCAGGGGCTTCACCTTGTCGGCCAAACCTTGGCCGCCGACCAAGCCATGCAGAGCCATATTGATGGCGCTCTCCAACGCTTGGCTAAATATATTATCACCTGGCGCGGCGAGATCGGCGGTTTCATTGCGGAGGTTGTCAGGAGCTGGGACACCCGTACGGTCACGGACCGGCTTGAGCTCGTGGTCGGAAGCGATCTGCAGTATATCCGGATGAACGGCACCATCGTTGGTGCCTGCGCCGGGTGCCTCATCTTCTTGGTGACATCCTTCTTTACGTAA